The following proteins come from a genomic window of Musa acuminata AAA Group cultivar baxijiao chromosome BXJ1-7, Cavendish_Baxijiao_AAA, whole genome shotgun sequence:
- the LOC135678687 gene encoding uncharacterized protein LOC135678687, translating to MELFDRAKAVRLRGHHGKYLMAGEDEERVIQSRHGSDHAARWDVEFVDGGRALRLRSCHGRFLAATSQPFLLGATGKKVIQAPAAGSFNDSSLEWEPVRDGFQVKLKSYSGHFLRANGGVPPWRNSITHDVPHRTATQDWVLWDVDIVQIHPTPAKSRSSPSKVPSAMPPPSAAPAVLPSSTSRTSPPSGPSDPDKSPDYSSSRSTSRSSSPDAVSSPHKSTFSPTLSNRQTPAPGRTIHYTVADDNGNVDDSMEWPSFTFIGTSVPELTSKLKKMTRLDDIIVCTRNPLNHRLSPLYLQLPPNNRTMQLVVVDAESSYGASFDI from the exons ATGGAGTTGTTCGACCGGGCGAAGGCCGTGCGCCTGCGGGGCCACCACGGCAAGTACCTGATGGCCGGGGAGGACGAGGAGCGCGTGATACAGAGCCGTCACGGCTCCGACCACGCCGCCCGCTGGGACGTCGAGTTCGTCGATGGCGGTCGCGCCCTCCGCCTCCGGAGCTGCCACGGCCGCTTTCTCGCAGCTACCAGCCAGCCCTTCCTCCTCGGTGCCACCGGCAAGAAGGTCATTCAGGCTCCCGCTGCCGGTTCCTTTAACGATTCCTCCCTCGAGTGGGAGCCCGTCCGCGACGGGTTCCAGGTCAAGCTCAAAAGCTACTCCGGCCACTTCCTCCGTGCCAACGGCGGCGTCCCACCCTGGCGCAACTCCATCACTCACGACGTCCCCCACCGGACTGCCACCCAGGATTGGGTCCTCTGGGACGTCGACATCGTCCAGATACACCCCACCCCCGCCAAATCGCGCTCTTCTCCTTCCAAAGTCCCCTCCGCCATGCCGCCACCCTCTGCCGCCCCCGCCGTGCTGCCGTCCTCGACCTCACGCACTTCTCCCCCTTCCGGGCCTTCTGACCCAGATAAGTCTCCGGACTATTCCTCCTCAAGGTCAACGTCGCGCTCCTCTTCTCCAGACGCTGTTTCATCTCCGCACAAGTCCACCTTCTCGCCGACATTGTCCAATCGACAG ACCCCAGCACCGGGTCGGACTATCCACTACACCGTCGCAGATGACAACGGCAATGTGGATGACAGTATGGAGTGGCCTTCCTTTACTTTTATAGGAACGAGTGTGCCTGAGTTGACTAGTAAATTGAAGAAGATGACGAGGCTCGATGATATAATTGTGTGCACTCGCAACCCACTGAACCACCGCCTCAGCCCTCTTTATTTGCAGCTGCCTCCAAACAACAGAACGATGCAGCTTGTAGTGGTCGATGCCGAGTCAAGTT ATGGAGCAAGTTTTGATATTTGA